The window GCCGAGTATGCGTTTTGCCAGGTTTTCGGGGGTATCGTCCGCCACAATGGCGCCCCTGTTGATGATGAGCACCCGCTTGCACACAGCGCTCACCTCGGGAAGTATGTGGGAAGAAAGGATGATGGTGTGATCCTTCCCCAATTCAATTATGAGATCCCTGATTTCGAGGATCTGCTTGGGATCGAGGCCCGCCGTGGGTTCGTCCAGGATCAGCACCTCAGGGTCGCCTATCATGGCCTGGGCCAGGCCCACCCGCTGCTTGTAGCCCTTGGACAGGTTCTTTATGAGGCGGCCCGAAACATCGGAAATTCCCGTAATCCCCATCACCCTGTCCATGCGGCCCTTTTTCTCTTTTGCCGGGATTTTTTTGATGTCCCCCGCGAAGGAAAGGTATTCTTTTACTGTCATGTCCGGGTAAAGAGGGGGGTTTTCGGGCAAATAGCCGATTTTCTTCTTTATTTCGGTGGGATACTCCAGAATATCCATCCCGTCCACCTTGACTGCGCCTTCGGTGGACGAAAGATACCCAGTGAGTATGTTCATGGTGGTTGATTTCCCGGCCCCGTTGGGCCCAAGGAAGCCTACGATCTCGCCTTTCTCGATCTTAAAACTCGCGTGGTCCACTGCCGTATGGGGGCCATAACGCCTAACCAGGTTCGTAACCTCAATCACGAAAACCTCCTGTGTATAAATAAAAATTTAACATTGGCTCAAGGTATGTTGATAAAGGGCCATAAAAAGTAGATATTAGTATATGGGAACCTTTAGGAAGTTTCAAGGAGTGATAATGGCTGAATACGGGTCCGAGGACCCTCAGGAAGATAAGCCCAAGCAAAAAAACACCGGACCTCAATTCCCCTTTGGGGGAGGAGGAGGTCCCAAGCTTCCGGACTTTAAACCCTTTGGAGGCTGGAAGTTTTCCATTATATATGTGGTCATCCTCATTATTGGACTGAGCCTCTTCAATTTTGTGTTCCTCAATAGGGTTAACCCTACCATAGATTTCTCTGAATTCAAGGCCAAAATCACCACCGGGGAGATCAAGCGGGTAGAAATAACCGATTCCTACTTCACTGGCTATAGCTCCCTGGCGAGAAAAGAGACGAACCAGAGCCCCATGTTCCGCACCCCCTATACCCCGGTGCCGGAAGCCGTCTACCGTACTGTCCCCATCAACGATCCTGACCTTATCAAGCTCATGGACGAAAAGAACGTGGCATACTACGCCGTCTCCCGGGAGGGGAGCACGGTTCTCAATATCATCTTCTCATGGGTGCTGCCCATTGCTTTCTTCATATTTATTTGGCGTTTCCTCATGAAGCGCATAGGCAATATGGGGGGCAATGTGCTCTCGGTGGGCCAGAACAAGGCGATCATCGTAGCGGAAGGGGATGTCAAAACCCGCTTCATTGATGTGGCAGGCGTTGACGAGGCCAAGGAAGAGCTTGTGGAGGTGGTGGATTTCCTCAAAGCCCCCAAAAAGTACACCGACATAGGCGGCAAGATACCCAAGGGCGTCCTTCTGGTAGGCCCTCCGGGAACAGGCAAGACCCTTTTGGCAAGGGCAGTTGCGGGAGAGGCGGGGGTTTCATTCTTCCGCATCTCGGGCGCTGAATTCGTGGAAATGTTCGTGGGCGTAGGCGCGGCCAGGGTAAGGGATCTCTTCAAGCAGGCCCGGGAAAAGGGCCGCTGCATCATCTTCATAGACGAGCTTGACGCCATAGGCAAGAGCCGCATCAACAACATAGCCGGGGGCAATGACGAGCGGGAACAGACCCTGAACCAGCTCCTGGTGGAAATGGACGGCTTTGACGCCACTGCAGGCCTCATCATACTGGCGGCCACCAACAGGCCCGACGTGCTCGACCCTGCCCTGCTCAGGCCCGGCCGCTTCGACCGCCAAGTCCTTGTGGACAGGCCCGACCTCATTGGGCGGGAAGCCATACTCCGCATACATTCAAAGACCGTAAAGCTGTCGCCTGAGGTGGATCTTGCATCCGTTGCCCGGGGCACAAGCGGCTTTGTCGGCGCGGACCTGGCGAACATCGTGAACGAAGCGGCCCTCCTCGCGGTGCGCGCAGGCCGCCAGGTCGTGATGCAGGCAGACTTTGGGGAAGCCATCGAAAAAACCGTGGCGGGCCTCCAGAAAAAAACCAGGGTAATCAAGCCCGAAGAGCGGCGCATTGTGGCCTATCACGAAACAGGCCACGCCCTTATCGCGGCTTTTACCCCGAATTCCGATCCGGTGCAAAAAATTTCCATAGTGCCCCGGGGCTTCGGCGCCCTTGGTTATACCCTCCAGATGCCCGTAGAGGATCGCTACCTCATGACCGAGGCGGAACTCCTGGGAAAGATAGACGTGCTTCTGGGAGGCCGCGCTGCGGAGGAACTTATTTTCGGCGAGATTTCCACCGGCGCTGCCAACGATCTTACCAGGGCAACGGACATTGCCCGGAAAATGATCACCGAATACGGCATGTCCTCGCGTTTTAAAAACGTTGCCCTTACCCAGCGGGGCACGGGCATGATGGGAAACCCGATTCAGGAGCCTTCATTCCAGAGGGAGTATTCCGAAGCAACCCAGCAGTATATTGATGAAGAAATCGCCCACAATGTAGAAAAACAATATGGGGCGGTAAAAATCAAGCTTGAGCAGAACCGGCCCCTTCTCGAAAAAGTGGCAGCGCTGCTCCTGGAAAAAGAGACTTTGGACGAGAAGGAATTCAAGGAATTGGTCAAGGGTGATTAAAACTAATGAGCCTTTTTTAGCGGATCTTCCCCAAGATAACGCTGACGGTATTCAGCAACCATCCTCTGGAATGAATCGGTAATATCAGCCAGATAGAGGGAGAAAATTTCGGGCCCTGATTCGTTCCACCAGGATTCAGAAAGGAAGAACTGGTAAGGTTCAGCTTTCAGGACCAAAGCCAGTTTCGAAATGGTTTCTGCGGAAACCCACTTTTTGCCATTTTCAATATCATTGATGAAATTGTGGGTCAAACCTGCTTCGGTGGCTAGTGTCAGCTGTGAGATATTAGCCGCAGATCTAAGGCGTCTTAAGTTCTTCGAGAACAGGCGCCGGATATCTATGCTGTTTTTTTCTTCCTTCATGGAAATTTATAGCCTTCCCCATACTTCAGATACCTATAGTATTAGAGATAATGAGTTTTCTCACAAATAGCCATAGGCGGAAATTATCCGCCTTTAGATAGTTTATTGCGCTTTTATTGCTATTTTAAGGATTGCGAATTGATTAAATGCAGATCTGCCTGGGGTACATTGCTGAGAAGGAGAATTTCGGGACGGTATTCAAAATGCATGGTGTCGTAGGTCATCCACTTGCCGCCCCAGAGAAAGCCGAGGGCTTCGAAGGCTTTTACAACTTCCATGGGAGGATGGAAGCGGCGGGTATAGGGGACTGCCCACCATTCGGGATTTTTTTCGGCTGCCCACTGCCAATAGGTTTCGAGGCCCCCCCAGGACTTGGGCAGCAAGTCTATAGCAGCCCCATAGGAATGATAGCTCCGGCTGGCAGTGGCGGCGATATTCCGCCAGCTCCAACCGTCTATGCTTTTTAGCCCGTCAATCCACTGCTTTACCGCAGCATTGGTTTTTGCTTCATTGAGTATGAATTCTTCCACAAGGCTTAATTCTTCAATTATTGAATAATGAACCATCACGGTAAGACCGAGAAAACGTATCTGTTTTACCCTTTCCCACGATTCGCCCTGGTTATGGGCCCGCCAAAGGGCATCGTAAAAATGCTGGGAACGCTTGGCAGGGTGCTGGCGGCGGCTTGCCATCATGTTTTTCATACGCTCGGACTCCTCAATGCTGGGAGGCGTCCAGGGAGGGAGTTCGGCCGCGTAATTGTAAAAAGGCTGGGGATCATAGTCGGCGGCTTTGGCCCTGAGGCTTTCGGGGAGGAGCCTCCCGTCGGCATAGTAGAACCATTCCCCATACACCTGGATGGCCCAGTCGCTGTCGCGGAATTCCGCAGGCCCCGTGCGGTCCGGGTAAGCCTCCGACAAGGCCCTCATCACCTGTTCGGCCCTTGAAACCTCGGGCTGCTCCGGGGTCTGTTCGGCAGGGAGCTGCACCGGAATAGGCGCCTCATGCTGGGTATACTCTGGCATTCCTATGTCGGTTTCCTCTGCCGTGCTTGTCTGTTTCCTCTCGGCTTTACCCCCTGCAAAGGCCCGGGGCAAGGAAAGAAGAATCAAAATCAGGAAGAGAAAACAGGCTTTTCTCATTTTTTTATGATACCAGAGTTTATTTTGTTGTAAAAGATCAAAACAATGAGGTATATTCTTATTCTTATGAACCAAGACACAATGAATGCCGGCGAACGGGCGAGGAACCTTATCAAAGGCAAGAGCATAGACAGACTGCCGGTAGTGGAATGGGCGCCCTGGTGGGATCTCACCATAAAACGCTGGAGGCAGGAAGGCCTGCCCCAAAACCTTGCTTCGGTTCGGGATATACAGCTCTGGTTTGGGCTGGACGCCTGCGTGCAGACTTACTTTGGGGTGCGCACCAAAGACACGCCCCAGGCGCCTTCCCACGGCGCGGGGATCATGCGTACAGCAGAGGACTATCAAAAAATCAAAAAGACCCTGTTTTACGATCCGTCAACCTACTATACCAAAGAATACATTGACTGGCTTAAATCCACCAGGGAAGAGGGAAATACCATACATTGGTTTACAGTAGAGGGTTTTTTCTGGTATCCCAGGGAACTTTTCGGCATAGAACCCCACCTCTACAGTTTTTATGATGAACCAGATCTCCTCAAGGAAATGTGCAGCGATTATGTCCGGTGGCTAAAAAAAGTTTTTGAATATATCGGGAACACTTTTAAATTCGACTTTATGAGTTTTGCCGAGGACATGAGCTATAACCACGGCCCCATGCTGAGCAAAGAAACCTTCGACGAATTTCTCATTCCCTTCTATAAAGAAGTCATCCCCTTTCTTAAAAAGATGGATATCCCAGCCTTCATTGACAGCGACGGAGACATTACCCTGGCTGTAGACTGGTATGCGGGGGCCGGGGCAGACGGCATGTTCCCCCTGGAACGTCAGGCCGGTGTGGATGTGGCCCTTTACATAGAAAAACAGCCTCAAATGACCTTCCTCGGCCATTTTGATAAAATGTGCATGAAATTGGGTGAAGAAGCCATGGCCAAAGAATTTGAGCGCATCATCCCAAGCTGCCAAAAAGGCAAGGTCATGCTTTCCGTAGACCATCAAACTCCGCCTGATGTTTCCGTAGAGAACTATAAAATTTTTGTAAAACTCTTTAAGGAATACGCAGCAAAAGTAAAGAAAAACTGAATGATATAGTACTTTTACTGCTTTTCGCTAAAGTGCAGGTATGCAAAATTCTCGGGTATATGTGAATCGTAGACCCCATGTTCGTTCAGGGCCCAGCCCACGCTTTCGGTGATGGTTTTACCATGGTAGTGGAGGGCTTCGAAACGGAAGAACTGGCCCCGCAAGGTGTCGCCCTCTTTTGGTGGGAAATTTTTACCCGGATTTAAAATTTTAAAACCCTCCCAGGGAAAGGCCAGTTCAACAGTCCAGCCCTTATCCACATGGGAAGGATCGTTGATTTTGCCATCCACTTTCACAGCGCTTTTAAGACCGGGGAAATCAAAATCCATAAAGGCCCAGCGCCTGCCCCGGGGGTGTTTCCTGAAACGGGTTGGATCCTGAAAGCCGCTCAGTACATCCACATCCCTTGAATGAAGATCAAATTGAGGAACATCAAAACGACTCCCCTTTTTGAGGGCATCCTGGTAGATAAAGAAAACTTCGTAAACCGTGCCATAAGCGTTGATCTCGAATTCGTAGTAACAGTCTTCGCCTGCAAAAAAAGTTTCTACATCATTGTCGAACCAGACGAGCGAATCCCTCTCGGTAAAGGAAGCCCTGACTGCCGGTTCCTCAACCCAGTAGGCAACGTAGAGGGCTTCATCATCCCAAAGGGCAGCCATTTGGGTATTGAGGAAGGCCTGCTCCCCGGTAACGAGATCCACAAAACGGCGGGATTTCTCCGCGCCTTTCCAGGCGGGCTTATCAAGGTTCCCGTCAATGGAAAATTTTTGCCCCACCTTACAGCAGTTGTAATGGGCAATACGATCTTCTGCGAGTGGTTTAAAATTATTCATGGATTTAGTATATAACAAGGCTGACGTATCTGCCAGAGGCATATAGAATTAGAGAACATACTTTCATTGGGGCTTTGCAAGCCTCTTGTCATATTCCTGCTTTAAATAGTAATCTTGCAGTATAATGATGAAGTTTTTTGTGAAACGAAAGCTCTCTTTGATATTTTTTCTGTTTTTTTTAGGTTTTTATGTCGATTCCCAGGAAATTGTTACCGCGGAACGGTATCTTGAACGGGTTTCCGAGCATTATGCCGGTGTAAAGGACTATGAAGCCCATATCGCCATCAGGTCAGGCACGACAGAAATGCAGGGAAACCTGAATTTCCTCAACCCTTCCTTCATGCGCATTGACTTTACCCGCCCTGCGGATCAGGTGATTGCCTATAACGGCGAGCTTCTCACGGTGTATCTGCCCGAATACCGGGCGGTGCTGAACCAGGAAATTTCCTCCCACAAGACTTCCACTTCTGCTGCCACCGGGGCAGGCATGGCGTCCGCCCAGGGGCTTTCCCTGCTCAGGCGCAACTATGTTCCCTCCTTTGTAATCGGCCCTGAGCCCGTACCCCTGGACGAAGGTTCCCAGGATATGGCGGTTAAGCTGAGGCTGGTGAGGCGCAATGTTTCTGAAGGCTTCAGGGAGATCATTCTCAGCATCGATCCTGTGAACCTTTTGATAAGGCGCATTGAAGGACGGACCATCGCAGACGTCCTGGTGCGTTTTGATTTTTCAAACATACGGACTAATTTGGGGATACCCGAGGGCCGCTTCATCTACGACTCCCCGGCTTCCGCCAATGTGTATAACAACTTCCTTTTCCGCGATACCGAATAGGTCAAGGAGAACACCGTGGAATCCCTGGGGAATAAACTTAAGACCGCCCGCGAAGCCAAAGGCTATACCTTCGATTATGTAAGCCGCGAAACCAATATAAGCACCCGCTATCTTGACGCCCTGGAAAAAGAGAATTTCGAAGTCTTCCCCGGAGAACCTTACCTGCTGGGCTTCTTGAAAAACTACGGCGCATACCTCGAACTCAATGTTGATGAACTCCTCTCCCTTTACCGTTCCCTAAAAATCCAGGAACAGCCTGTGCCTGTTGAACAGCTCCTCAAAGATCCCTTCCCCTGGGGGAGGCTCATTAAAATTGCCGTTATAGCGATAGCGGTGCTGGGCCTTGCAGGCGGAGGCTACCTTATCGTGTCCCGCATGCCCAAAAAGGAAGCAACTGAGACTGCGGCTATACGTCCTGCCTCTGAATACACCATGAACACCGATTCCCTGGAGCGCCGTTTTTACCGGGGCGATACTATCTTTGTCCCTTTGGGGGGCAACACCTATAAGCTTGAACTTGCAAGCCTGGGAGATACTATTACTATTGGTACTCCTGCCGGGCCTGTGCGTCTGGATCTTGGCCAGGAAGTAACTGTGAATTTAAACAATGATGGCGCAGCAGGGTTGAGGATCACTGCGGCGGACTTTGTGAAGAACGATCCTGCACCCGGCGCCCTGCTCCGTTTTGAACTGCAGAATCCGTTTCAATCTACCGGGGCAGCTGCAAACGCCGCCGGCGCCAGCCTGGGCCAGGAAGCCCTTAACACGGCTGCGCCTAATTCCCAGACAGTTTCAGACAGCTTTACATCCCCTTCGGCCTATCCCTTTACCCTCCAACTGACGTTTCAGGGCTACTGCCTTTTCCGCTGGGAGATACTCAATGAAAAGGACAGACAGGGCAGAAACGAGCAGTATTTCCAGCGTTCTGATCAACTCAATATCCAGGCCCAGAACACTGGCATACGCTTGGGGGTTTCCAATGCCCAGGCAGCCAAACTCCAGGTCATAGGCGGCGGCAAAACGGTCCCTCTTGAATTAGGCGGCGCTGGCGAAGTTGTAGTAGCCGATGTCCGCTGGGTAAAGAACGAAGACAATCTTTACCGCCTGGTTCTAGTCCGCCTTGAATAGATTTAATAATTAAATGCGTTACTACTTGGATCCTTTTGGCTGTGTTAAAAACCAGGTTGATGCCGAAAATATGATGGCATCCCTCAATGCTTCGGGCTGGGAATCGGCCCCCGATGCGGACGATGCGGACATCATCATAGTAAATTCCTGCGGCTTTATCGAAAGCGCCAAACAGGAATCCATCAATGCCGTGCTTGGCTGGCGCAGGCTCTACCCCGAAAAAAAGATTCTCCTCGCGGGCTGCCTTGCCCAGCGTTACAGCAAAGAACTTGGCGAAGCCCTCCCCGAAGCGGATCTGCTCTTCGGCAACACCGACCTTGCGGAAATTGTCAAAGCTGCGGCAAAGGCATTGGGCAAAAAGCCACGAATCAACAACCCTGCGGCTTCCGGCTCCAAGGCAGAGGGCCTTTCCGCAGCGGGGAGCCTGACCGGGGCAAGGCCCCTCCTCTCGCTGCCGGGCTCGGCCTATGTGAAAATCAGCGAGGGCTGCAATAACTGTTGCACCTTTTGTGCTATCCCCCTGATTCGCGGCGGCCTCAAAAGCCGCACAATTCCCGATATACTGGAAGAATGCAAAGCCCTCCTTAAAAGGGGCATTAAGGAGCTCTGCCTCATAGGCCAGGATCTGGGTTCTTACGGCCTGGATTTACAGAAAGATGGTCCTGAAAAGAAGTCCCAGCTTCCCCTTTTGCTGGAGAAACTGTCAAAACTAAAGGGCGAATTCTGGGTAAGGCTGCTTTATATACACCCCGATAATTTCCCCCTTCCGCTTCTCGATCTTATGGAAAAAGATGAACGTTTTCTTCCCTATTTTGATATTCCCTTTCAGCATGGTTCAGAAAAGATGCTAAAAAACATGAACCGCCATGGAAACACAAAGGTCTACCTCAGCCTCATTAAAACCATACGTATGCGCCTTCAGGACGCAGTAATACGCTCAACTTTTATGACAGGCTTTCCCGGTGAAACCGAAGAAGATTTCGCGGAACTCCTAAAATTCCAGGAGCTGGCAAAACTCGACTGGGTTGGCTGTTTTGCCTATTCCCGGGAAGAAGATACCCCCGCTTATAATATGAAAAACCGTGTAGCAAAAAAGACAGCGACCATGCGTAAAAGCAGTATCGAAGAAAATCAAATCCCCATAAGCGAAAAGCAAATGGATCGTTTTGTGGGCAGGGAATTTACCTGCCTGGTTGAAGAAAAGGTCGAAGGCGAAGACAGGCTTTACCTGGGCCGCCTCCCCTGCCAGGCGCCCGACGTGGACGGCTCGACGGTTCTGTCTTCAGACAAGGAGCTTGTACCGGGAACCTTTGTGAAGGGGCGCGTCTTTGCAAGGGCGGGGATAGATCTGGAACTTAAGGTAAAATAATCAATAACCACGACAGACACAAAGTACGCAAAGAAATCCCGTAATTATTCCTCTTCCCCTTCGTGTCCTTCGAGGTTTTTAAATCTCCCAAACCGTCTCTCCCGCAAGCATGGTTCTTATCACTCTTGCCTTGTGTATCATGTCAGGGGGAATAGCAAAAATATCTTTGTCAATAAAAGCGAGATCTGCAAAATAGCCCGGTTTAATATACCCAAGATAATTTTCACTAAAAGCAGAATACGCTGAACCCGAAGTATAGGCGTCTACAGCAGTGCTCACGTCCACTTTTTCTGCAGCATAAAAGCCATCGCGGGGCAATCCGTTTAAAGGATCGCAGCGGTTCACTGCCCAGCTTATGCCAAGCAGGGGGTTGAGATCGCTTACCGGCGCATCAGTACCGTAACTCACAGGTATTCCAAGCTTCTCCATGGAACCCCAAGCATAAGAAGTCGAAGCAAGCTCAAGGCCAACCCGGCTTTCAAGGATATGCATATCATCGGCAAGGAAAATAGGCTGCACCAGGGCAAGGATATTGTTGCGCGCCATGCGTTCCAGGTCTTCCCGCCTGCTGACCTGGCAATGGACAACCCCGTGTCGCAGGGGGTTGTTCCCCGGTGAAGTAACGCCCTCAAAGGCTGACACTACCGCGTTTAATGCGGCATCGCCAATGGCGTGGACGGCAATTTGCATATTGCCTTCGGAGGCTTTTCTTACAAAGCCCCTGAACAGGGCATCTTCAATTACCGCGAAGCCCGAAGTCTCGGGCTTATCGTTGTAGGGCTGCCTCATCCAGGCAGTTTGCCCCCCAAGGGTACCGTCAAGAAAAAGTTTCACCGGCCCCATTTTCAGGAGAGCCCCGGACTCGGGAGTTTCATACAGGACCTTGCCTGTGGAAAGCCTGCGATCAATGTAGCCCGCAAGGATATCATCACTATTGGAAATCCCGCACTGCATGGTTACCCTGACACGGGGCCCGGCCCCGCTGTAAATCTCACGGTAGATGTTGGAGATTTCGTCAAAGTCAGGGCCATTCACATCGCAGCTTCCCACACTGGCAATCCCCACGGAGAGGGCTTTCTTCATCGCCAGCCGGAGCTTATCCCGGATTTCGTCTTTCTCCAAGGCCGGAACAGGCTTGCGCACCAGAGCATTGGCGTTTTCCCTCAGCACACCTGTGGGTCTGCCATTGGCATCCTTCTCAAAAGTCCCGCCCTCTACATGAGGCGCGGACTCATCGAGGCCCGCCATTTTAAGGGCCAATGAATTGCAATACACCGTATGCCCGCAATGGCGGCTTATAATGACAGGATGCACTCTTGAAATTTTATCCAGGTCGTACCGGGTAAGATCCCGCTTTTCACCGGTAAAAAGATCCGGGTTCACCCCTGCCCCCTGCACATAAGCGCCCGGCTCGGGTTTAAGGCGGACAATGAGATCCCGGCCCCGTTCCAGCACTTCTTCAATGGACAAAGCACCTGCTGCTTCGATCATGCCTTCCCTCCGGCCAAGCCAAAGCAAATGGAGATGACTGTCATTGAAGGCAGGGATCACCAGGCATCCTTCGGCGTCGATCTTTTCGGTGCCAGCCGGGACAGATTCAAGGATCTCGGCATTCCCGCCGATTCCGGCTATCCTCCCCCCCTCGATGCGGAGGGCTTGGCTGAATTTCCCCCTCCCCTCGTAAACTTTGGCGTTATGTATCACTTTAAGATCGCGGCTTTCCATGGAAAAGATACTATCACCAAAACGCAGGATTGGCTAATATGTAACCATGGTGAAGGCCCCGCTCCCCCAATACCTGGAAATCCTCAACCCTGAACAGCGTGAAGCAGTCCTCCATACAGGGAATTCGGAAACCCATTCCCTTCTCATACTCGCCGGAGCAGGTTCCGGAAAGACCAGGGTCATCACCACCAAAATCGCCTACCTCATCAGGGAGAAAGGCCTCGATCCCCGCTCCATTCTGGCTGTAACCTTCACCAACAAAGCAGCCCGCGAAATGGCAGACCGGGCCAGAGCCATAGAGCCCAGGGCCGGAGACGCCATGCTCAGAACCTTCCATTCATTCGGCGCATGGTTCCTGCGGAGAAACGGCAGTCTCGCGGCCCTCCCCCCGGGTTTTGTGATCTATGACGACGACGACATGGTTTCGCTTCTCTCCACGATAATGGAAGGCGCCCCCAGGGCAGAAGTCAAGATCATGGCCCACGGCATTGCCCGATCAAAGGATTATTTTTTATCCCCCGATGATCCTGAGCTTGACCTCATCGATCACCGTAAGCTTTTCCGCACAACTTATGCCAGGTATGAAGAACGGCTTGCTAAAATCGGCAATGTGGACTTTGGCGATCTCATCAAGAAACCTGTAGAGATACTGCGGCAGAACCCCGAGGTAGCTTCCCGCTTCCGGGATCGCTTTAAGGTGATCATGGTAGACGAATACCAGGATGCCAACATAGCCCAGT is drawn from Leadbettera azotonutricia ZAS-9 and contains these coding sequences:
- a CDS encoding amidohydrolase, producing the protein MESRDLKVIHNAKVYEGRGKFSQALRIEGGRIAGIGGNAEILESVPAGTEKIDAEGCLVIPAFNDSHLHLLWLGRREGMIEAAGALSIEEVLERGRDLIVRLKPEPGAYVQGAGVNPDLFTGEKRDLTRYDLDKISRVHPVIISRHCGHTVYCNSLALKMAGLDESAPHVEGGTFEKDANGRPTGVLRENANALVRKPVPALEKDEIRDKLRLAMKKALSVGIASVGSCDVNGPDFDEISNIYREIYSGAGPRVRVTMQCGISNSDDILAGYIDRRLSTGKVLYETPESGALLKMGPVKLFLDGTLGGQTAWMRQPYNDKPETSGFAVIEDALFRGFVRKASEGNMQIAVHAIGDAALNAVVSAFEGVTSPGNNPLRHGVVHCQVSRREDLERMARNNILALVQPIFLADDMHILESRVGLELASTSYAWGSMEKLGIPVSYGTDAPVSDLNPLLGISWAVNRCDPLNGLPRDGFYAAEKVDVSTAVDAYTSGSAYSAFSENYLGYIKPGYFADLAFIDKDIFAIPPDMIHKARVIRTMLAGETVWEI